One window from the genome of Nicotiana sylvestris chromosome 9, ASM39365v2, whole genome shotgun sequence encodes:
- the LOC138877603 gene encoding uncharacterized protein, with amino-acid sequence MDPLKYIFQKPMPTRRLAKWQILLTVFEIVYVTHTVMKEQALADHLAENPVDNEYIPLSTYFPDEEVNSIEEVVPNDHPVWKMYFDGAINIKGVGIGAILISPIGHHYPATARLWFFCTNNTAEYEACIMGLKMVIDLDVRKLLVIGDSDLLIRQAQGKWETRDIKLISYRQRLHDLRKRFKSIEFRYIPRFHNELADALATLASMLSYPGNTHIDPLEIQVRNQHGYCNTIETEPDGEPWYHDIKQFLKTREYPEHAKGDQKRTIRRLASGFFLNGEILYNRTPDLNLL; translated from the coding sequence atggatcccttgaagtacatcttccaaaagccaatgcccactagaaggctcgcaaaatggcaaatcctgctcacagtGTTTGAAATCGTCTATGTCACTCACACCGTGATGAAAGaacaggctttggcagatcatttggcagagaatccagttgatAATGAGTATATTCCACTTAGCACATACTTCCCGGACGAAGAGGTTAACTCGATAGAGGAAGTGGTTCCAAACGATCACCCTGtatggaaaatgtattttgatgggGCTATCAATATCAAAGGAGTTGGGATCGGGGCAATCCTCATCTCACCTATTGGACACCATTACCCTGCGACGGCCCGACTTTGGTTCTTTTGTACTAATAATACggcagaatatgaagcttgtatcatGGGTTTGAAAATGGTCATCGATCTGGATGTGCGTAAACTATTAGTTATAGGAGATTCTGACTTGCTTATCAGGCAAGCCCAAGGCaaatgggagactcgagacatCAAACTTATTTCGTATAGACAACGTTTGCACGACTTGAGAAAAAGATTCAAATCtatcgagttcaggtacattccccgATTTCACAACGAGctagccgatgcattggctactctagCCTCGATGCTCTCTTATCCAGGCAATACTCATATTGACCCACTAGAAATCCAAGTTCGGAATCAACACGGTTACTGTAATACAATCGAGACAGAAccagatggtgaaccatggtatcatgacataaaaCAATTcctgaaaacaagagaatatccagagcatgccaaaggagatcaaaaaagaactaTAAGGCGACTCGCCAGTGGTTTCTTCCTGAATGGGGAAATTCTGTACAATAGGACCCCAGATTTAAACTTGTTATGA